The Acidobacteriota bacterium nucleotide sequence GCCTTCCATCTCACTGGGGAAAAGTTGCTTCGAGTGAAAGATCTGGTATTAACCCACGTGCATCTGGATCATATCGCGTCATTTCCATTTATTTTTTCCGAGGAATTTACGGAAATCCAGGAACCAGTGCGCATCCATGCCTCTGAGCGGGATATTACCAGTTTAAAAGCGCATATTTTCAACAATGTCATCTGGCCTGATTTTACAAAGATTCCAAATCAACACGGCCAACTCCTGGCATTTCACCCTTATATCACCAATCAGCCCTTTGAAGTTGCGGGGTTGACGATCACTCCGGTTCCAGTAAACCACACCGTCGAGACCTTTGGGCTGGTGGTTGATGACGGGCGAGTGGTGGTGGCATTTTCTTCAGACACCGCGCGGACGGATGCTTTTTGGGAATATCTCAACACACTGGATCGCCTCAAGGCGGTATTTGTTGATGTTGCCTTTAACAACGCACTTGAGGGTGTGGCGCTGGCTTCAAAACACCTGACCCCGCGTCTGCTGGTTGGTGAATTGGAAAAATTGACTCGCCCCGCCGAGATTTTTGCCGTAAACCTCAAGCCCATGTGCCGGACGCTGGTTGCAAAAGAAGTCAATGAATTGAATCTGCCGAACTTGCGGGTGGCACAATTGGATGTGGATTATGAATGGTAAGTGGAAGAGGTGACATGGGTGACAAGGTGACAAAATGACAGGGTGACAAGATGACAGGGTGACAAGGTGACAAAATGACAGGGTGACAAGGTGACAAGGTGACAAGGTGACAATCCAACCGACTTTGGGCGCGGTGGAATGCAATCTTTGCATCATGAAAAGGCTGAAATATTGAAAATATTGTATTTCCATCAGCCATCAGCCCAAATTGATATAAGACGATCTGTTTTTTCTCCTTGTCACCTTGTCACCTTGTCACCTTGTCACCTTGTCACCTTGTCACCTTGTCCCCTTGTCCGGTGCTCCCCACGGATAGTCAGTTCCCAAATGCTCCGTTGAATCACGAAATATGAGTTCTTCCCGGTCCTCGCAACCTCTGTCCGAGTCTTCTTCAGCCCTGGTAAGTCAACGTGGGAGTTTTGCTTCGTTTTTGGCACCCCTTACCCAGGATACTTTTAAACAAGTCATTTCTTCGATTCAGAGCAACCTGGAGGTCGTTCATCAAACCCTTTCCTGGCTTGAAGGGGTTCAGGACCACCATGGGTTTGACCTTCTGCTGGATGAGATGCTGCGGGCGATTACCCTCAAAATCGGTGAGTTGCTCAATGCGGATCGAACCACGATTTTTTTGCTCGATGAGGAAAAGGACGAATTATGGTCCATCGTGGCGAAAAACGAAGCCGGAAACCTGCTGGAAATCAGATTGCCGACCACAGTGGGAATTGCGGGGGAAGTTGCCTGTTTTAAAAAGAGTATCAATATTCCGTTTGATTTTTATGATGATCCACGGTCGAAAACTGCTCAGGCATTTGACCAGCGGCTTAACTATCGAACCTACACTATGCTGGCCCTGCCGCTGTTAAACGAAACTGGCAATCTGGTGGCCGTGGTCCAGCTTATCAATAAGCTCAAACCGGGGGGCGAACCATTTTCATCACTGGCTGAAAGGATTGATCTGGCTGGGTTTACCGAGACCGATGAAGAAACATTCCAGGAATTTTCCCCCTCGATCAGACTAATCCTCGAATCATCACGACTGTTTTACACCGCCGCCCAAAAACAGCGGGCCGCATCAGCCCTGATGAAGGCCACCC carries:
- a CDS encoding 3',5'-cyclic-nucleotide phosphodiesterase; its protein translation is MKIRVLPSITDQRSQLLISFLINDCVSVDAGAVAFHLTGEKLLRVKDLVLTHVHLDHIASFPFIFSEEFTEIQEPVRIHASERDITSLKAHIFNNVIWPDFTKIPNQHGQLLAFHPYITNQPFEVAGLTITPVPVNHTVETFGLVVDDGRVVVAFSSDTARTDAFWEYLNTLDRLKAVFVDVAFNNALEGVALASKHLTPRLLVGELEKLTRPAEIFAVNLKPMCRTLVAKEVNELNLPNLRVAQLDVDYEW